The following proteins are encoded in a genomic region of Notolabrus celidotus isolate fNotCel1 chromosome 19, fNotCel1.pri, whole genome shotgun sequence:
- the grk5 gene encoding G protein-coupled receptor kinase 5 gives MEIESMVANSALIKAREGGGSKGRSWKWKEMLKFPHISHCVDLAMNLERDYVSMCVTQPIGKKLFQLFCRSRPDLQNYISLLDSLEAFETKSEEERREFGLSIIQRFFMSQSYQSVSCMQKHEESCIERLESDPCGDVFHGCAEDLHKVLSEEPFILYMESMFFDRFVQWKMLERQPITKQTFRQYRLLGKGGFGEVWACQSRSTGMMYACKKLEKTHVKKRRGESMALNEKTILEELDSRFVVNLAYAYETKHALCMVLTMMSGGDLKFHIYNIGEPGLNKNRVRFYAAEVCCGLIHLHQKSIVYRDLKPENILLDDNGHIRISDLGLAMRLSEGGLVRGRVGTLGYMAPELISHKHYGRSVDWWGLGCLIYEMTAGQPPFRARGEHPKPSEMERRIESDTEEYWDKFSKAAKDICTSLLKKNPTERLGCCRLGGREVQSHPFFKSINFRMLEAGLVEPPFKPDPRQVYCSDVQDIEEFSSVKGVTLDQRDTDFYAEFSTGSVPITWQNEVIETGCFRELNTFGPEGTRPQDLDWSQLPESPKRSLLDRIFRRNHPPETSEDRQSLVPSETYMNSGLFSTAL, from the exons atGGAGATTGAAAGCATGGTGGCAAACAGTGCTCTCATTAAAGCCAGAGAAG gaggagggagcaAAGGACGGAGCTGGAAGTGGAAGGAGATGCTGAAGTTCCCTCACATCAGTCATTGTGTGGACCTCGCCATGaacctgg AGCGGGATTACGTCAGCATGTGTGTGACGCAGCCCATCGGGAAGAAACTGTTCCAGCTCTTCTGTCGGAGTCGGCCTGATCTGCAGAACTACATCTCCCTGCTGGACTCTCTG GAAGCGTTTGAGACAAAGTCCGAAGAGGAGCGGAGAGAGTTCGGCTTGAGCATCATTCAGAGATTCTTCATGAGCCAG TCCTATCAGAGCGTCTCCTGCATGCAGAAGCATGAAGAGAGCTGCATCGAGAGGCTGGAGTCAGACCCCTGTGGGGACGTTTTTCACGGATGCGCAGA AGATCTACATAAGGTCCTGAGTGAGGAGCCCTTCATCCTCTACATGGAGAGCATGTTCTTTGACCGTTTCGTGCAGTGGAAGATGTTGgagag GCAGCCCATCACCAAGCAGACGTTTCGGCAGTACAGGCTGCTCGGGAAAGGAGGGTTCGGAGAG GTCTGGGCCTGCCAGTCCCGATCCACAGGGATGATGTACGCCTGTAAGAAGTTGGAGAAGACTCACGTGAAGAAGCGGCGAGGAGAAAGCATGGCTCTGAACGAGAAGACAATCCTGGAGGAGCTGGACAGTCGCTTTGTG GTGAATCTGGCGTATGCGTACGAGACGAAGCACGCCCTCTGCATGGTTCTGACCATGATGAGCGGCGGTGACTTGAAGTTTCACATTTATAACATCGGTGAGCCGGGCCTGAACAAGAACAGAGTGAGGTTCTACGCCGCAGAGGTCTGCTGCGGGTTGATCCACCTGCACCAGAAGTCCATTGTATACAG GGATCTAAAGCCTGAAAACATCCTGCTGGATGACAACG GACACATCCGGATCTCTGACCTGGGCCTGGCTATGAGGCTGTCTGAGGGCGGACTGGTGCGAGGCAGGGTGGGCACACTGGGATACATGG CTCCGGAGCTGATCAGTCACAAACATTACGGCCGGAGCGTGGACTGGTGGGGTCTCGGCTGTCTGATCTACGAGATGACGGCGGGTCAGCCTCCCTTCAGGGCCCGAGGGGAACACCCCAAACCCTCCGAGATGGAGAGAAGGATCGAGTCCGACACGGAAGAATACTGGGACAAGTTTAGCAAGGCTGCGAAGGACATCTGTACTTCA ctgCTGAAGAAGAACCCAACAGAGCGGCTCGGCTGCTGCAGGTTAGGGGGGCGAGAGGTCCAGTCGCATCCTTTCTTCAAATCTATCAACTTCAGGATGCTGGAGGCCGGACTCGTCGAGCCGCCTTTCAAACCGGAT CCCAGACAGGTGTACTGCAGCGACGTGCAGGACATCGAGGAGTTCTCCTCGGTGAAGGGAGTCACTCTGGACCAGAGAGACACAGACTTCTACGCAGAGTTCAGCACAGGCAGCGTCCCCATTACCTGGCAGAACGAG GTGATAGAAACCGGATGCTTCAGGGAGCTGAACACTTTCGGCCCCGAAGGAACCCGACCCCAAGACTTGGACTGGTCCCAGCTGCCCGAGAGCCCCAAACGCAGCCTGCTGGACCGGATCTTCCGCAGAAAC CATCCTCCAGAGACgtcagaggacagacagagcCTGGTGCCCAGTGAGACCTACATGAACTCAGGACTGTTCAGCACCGCCCTCTAG
- the ash2l gene encoding set1/Ash2 histone methyltransferase complex subunit ASH2 isoform X1, whose amino-acid sequence MASEGEAGSAATTEPETGEGDAAFGELPTSMDTESSNGKEMETAGEGSEAADALTGSGDEESGRQLGEVELQCALCMKWFTADTFGIDTATCLPFMTNYVFHCNVCHHSGNTYFLRKQANLKEMCLTALANLTWRSRTQDEHPKTMFSKDKDIIPFIDKYWECMTTRQRPGKLTWPNNIVKTMSKERDVFLVKEHPDPGSKDPEEEYPKFGLLDQDLGNIGPSYDTQKQTTAAPTAGGLNGGSSFSGALAPGPGKGRGAKRKQQQQQEGAAAGATKRTRSDPLFSAQRLPPHGYPLEHPFNKDGYRYILAEPDPHAPDPEKLELDCWAGKPIPGDLYRACLYERVLLALHDRAPQLKISDDRLTVTGEKGYSMVRASHGVRKGSWYFEVSIEEMPPDTAARLGWSQPLGNLQAPLGYDKFSYSWRSKKGTRFHQSIGKHYSSSYGQGDTLGFFIELPDATETAKALPDTYKDKALIKFKSYLYFEEKDYVDKAEKSLKSMTPSKMIFYKNGVSQGVAYENLFEGLYFPAISLYKSCTVSVNFGPTFKHPPKEVKYQPMSDMGWGAVIEHTLADMLYHVETDVEGRRSPPWEG is encoded by the exons TGATGCTGCATTTGGAGAGCTTCCCACCAGCATGGACACGGAGTCATCAAACGGCAAAGAGATG GAGACGGCCGGGGAAGGCTCAGAGGCCGCCGACGCCCTCACTGGATCCGGAGACGAGGAGAGCGGGAGGCAGCTGGGCGAGGTGGAGCTGCAGTGCGCTCTGTGCATGAAGTGGTTCACCGCGGACACGTTCGGCATCGACACGGC GACGTGTCTGCCCTTCATGACTAACTACGTGTTTCACTGCAACGTGTGCCATCACAGCGGGAACACCTACTTCCTCAGGAAACAAGCCA ACCTGAAGGAGATGTGTCTCACAGCGCTGGCCAACCTGACATGGCGCTCCAGAACACAAGACGAGCACCCAAAGACCATGTTCTCCAAAGACAAG gacaTCATACCGTTCATTGACAAGTACTGGGAGTGCATGACGACCCGCCAGAGACCGGGGAAGCTCACCTGGCCCAACAACATCGTGAAGACCATG aGCAAAGAGCGAGACGTCTTCCTGGTGAAGGAGCACCCTGACCCCGGCAGCAAAGACCCAGAGGAGGAGTACCCTAAGTTTGGACTCTTAGACCAG GACCTGGGGAACATTGGACCCTCCTACGACACGCAGAAGCAGACCACAGCCGCTCCCACTGCAGGCGGGCTGAACG GTGGATCTTCTTTCTCAG gtgctctGGCTCCTGGTCCAGGAAAAGGAAGAGGGGCCAAAcgtaagcagcagcagcagcaggagggcgCTGCAGCTGGAGCCACCAAGAGAACAAGGAG TGACCCCTTGTTCTCAGCCCAGCGCCTCCCCCCTCACGGTTACCCTCTGGAGCACCCCTTCAACAAAGACGGGTACCGTTACATCCTAGCAGAGCCGGACCCTCACGCTCCAGACCCGGAGAAGCTGGAGCTGGACTGCTGGGCCGGAAAACCCATCCCTGGTGATCTGTACAGAGCCTGTCTGTACGAGCGGGTGCTGCTGGCCCTGCATGACCGAG cGCCTCAGCTGAAGATCTCTGACGACCGTCTGACTGTGACCGGGGAGAAGGGTTACTCCATGGTGCGAGCGTCGCACGGCGTGAGGAAAGGTTCCTGGTACTTTGAGGTCTCTATCGAAGAGATGCCTCCGGACACCGCAGCCAGGCTCGGCTGGTCTCAACCGCTCG GTAACCTGCAGGCTCCTCTGGGTTACGACAAGTTCAGCTACTCGTGGCGCAGCAAGAAGGGAACGCGCTTCCACCAGTCCATAGGGAAACATTACTCCTCCAGTTACGGTCAGGGAGACACGCTGGGCTTCTTCATCGAGCTGCCCGACGCCACAGAGACCGCCAAGGCTCTGCCCGACACGTACAAAGACAAG GCGCTCATTAAGTTCAAGAGCTACCTGTACTTTGAGGAGAAGGATTACGTGGACAAGGCGGAGAAGAGCCTCAAATCCATGACGCCAAGCAAG atgATTTTCTATAAAAACGGAGTGAGTCAAGGAGTCGCGTACGAGAACCTGTTTGAAGGTCTCTACTTCCCCGCGATCTCGCTCTACAAGAGCTGCACg gtGTCGGTGAATTTTGGTCCTACGTTCAAACACCCTCCGAAGGAAGTGAAGTACCAGCCG ATGAGCGACATGGGCTGGGGCGCAGTGATCGAGCACACGCTGGCCGACATGTTGTACCACGTGGAGACGGACGTGGAAGGACGCCGCAGTCCTCCGTGGGAAGGATGA
- the ash2l gene encoding set1/Ash2 histone methyltransferase complex subunit ASH2 isoform X2, producing MASEGEAGSAATTEPETGEGDAAFGELPTSMDTESSNGKEMETAGEGSEAADALTGSGDEESGRQLGEVELQCALCMKWFTADTFGIDTATCLPFMTNYVFHCNVCHHSGNTYFLRKQANLKEMCLTALANLTWRSRTQDEHPKTMFSKDKDIIPFIDKYWECMTTRQRPGKLTWPNNIVKTMSKERDVFLVKEHPDPGSKDPEEEYPKFGLLDQDLGNIGPSYDTQKQTTAAPTAGGLNGALAPGPGKGRGAKRKQQQQQEGAAAGATKRTRSDPLFSAQRLPPHGYPLEHPFNKDGYRYILAEPDPHAPDPEKLELDCWAGKPIPGDLYRACLYERVLLALHDRAPQLKISDDRLTVTGEKGYSMVRASHGVRKGSWYFEVSIEEMPPDTAARLGWSQPLGNLQAPLGYDKFSYSWRSKKGTRFHQSIGKHYSSSYGQGDTLGFFIELPDATETAKALPDTYKDKALIKFKSYLYFEEKDYVDKAEKSLKSMTPSKMIFYKNGVSQGVAYENLFEGLYFPAISLYKSCTVSVNFGPTFKHPPKEVKYQPMSDMGWGAVIEHTLADMLYHVETDVEGRRSPPWEG from the exons TGATGCTGCATTTGGAGAGCTTCCCACCAGCATGGACACGGAGTCATCAAACGGCAAAGAGATG GAGACGGCCGGGGAAGGCTCAGAGGCCGCCGACGCCCTCACTGGATCCGGAGACGAGGAGAGCGGGAGGCAGCTGGGCGAGGTGGAGCTGCAGTGCGCTCTGTGCATGAAGTGGTTCACCGCGGACACGTTCGGCATCGACACGGC GACGTGTCTGCCCTTCATGACTAACTACGTGTTTCACTGCAACGTGTGCCATCACAGCGGGAACACCTACTTCCTCAGGAAACAAGCCA ACCTGAAGGAGATGTGTCTCACAGCGCTGGCCAACCTGACATGGCGCTCCAGAACACAAGACGAGCACCCAAAGACCATGTTCTCCAAAGACAAG gacaTCATACCGTTCATTGACAAGTACTGGGAGTGCATGACGACCCGCCAGAGACCGGGGAAGCTCACCTGGCCCAACAACATCGTGAAGACCATG aGCAAAGAGCGAGACGTCTTCCTGGTGAAGGAGCACCCTGACCCCGGCAGCAAAGACCCAGAGGAGGAGTACCCTAAGTTTGGACTCTTAGACCAG GACCTGGGGAACATTGGACCCTCCTACGACACGCAGAAGCAGACCACAGCCGCTCCCACTGCAGGCGGGCTGAACG gtgctctGGCTCCTGGTCCAGGAAAAGGAAGAGGGGCCAAAcgtaagcagcagcagcagcaggagggcgCTGCAGCTGGAGCCACCAAGAGAACAAGGAG TGACCCCTTGTTCTCAGCCCAGCGCCTCCCCCCTCACGGTTACCCTCTGGAGCACCCCTTCAACAAAGACGGGTACCGTTACATCCTAGCAGAGCCGGACCCTCACGCTCCAGACCCGGAGAAGCTGGAGCTGGACTGCTGGGCCGGAAAACCCATCCCTGGTGATCTGTACAGAGCCTGTCTGTACGAGCGGGTGCTGCTGGCCCTGCATGACCGAG cGCCTCAGCTGAAGATCTCTGACGACCGTCTGACTGTGACCGGGGAGAAGGGTTACTCCATGGTGCGAGCGTCGCACGGCGTGAGGAAAGGTTCCTGGTACTTTGAGGTCTCTATCGAAGAGATGCCTCCGGACACCGCAGCCAGGCTCGGCTGGTCTCAACCGCTCG GTAACCTGCAGGCTCCTCTGGGTTACGACAAGTTCAGCTACTCGTGGCGCAGCAAGAAGGGAACGCGCTTCCACCAGTCCATAGGGAAACATTACTCCTCCAGTTACGGTCAGGGAGACACGCTGGGCTTCTTCATCGAGCTGCCCGACGCCACAGAGACCGCCAAGGCTCTGCCCGACACGTACAAAGACAAG GCGCTCATTAAGTTCAAGAGCTACCTGTACTTTGAGGAGAAGGATTACGTGGACAAGGCGGAGAAGAGCCTCAAATCCATGACGCCAAGCAAG atgATTTTCTATAAAAACGGAGTGAGTCAAGGAGTCGCGTACGAGAACCTGTTTGAAGGTCTCTACTTCCCCGCGATCTCGCTCTACAAGAGCTGCACg gtGTCGGTGAATTTTGGTCCTACGTTCAAACACCCTCCGAAGGAAGTGAAGTACCAGCCG ATGAGCGACATGGGCTGGGGCGCAGTGATCGAGCACACGCTGGCCGACATGTTGTACCACGTGGAGACGGACGTGGAAGGACGCCGCAGTCCTCCGTGGGAAGGATGA